In a single window of the Rhizobium tropici CIAT 899 genome:
- a CDS encoding alanine--tRNA ligase-related protein, translating into MFFKGTRTTKEVAYDIAGRLIQQYQDFCLSKGIDFTRIDSVRPHDNTTLFCSAGMQQYKPLFSDPSYIGTLANSQACLRMGDLDEIGDGTHFLHFTMLGLFSFREMTVGDAIDFWIEFLGTLGLVPDHVTIHPDRLEDWTPLYRGRIPIVPDEECTWSDGNVSGYCTEFYKDGIEIGNIVNPLGTCIDVGFGAERLDMILNGTPPDDALATLRDTVMRIVESGYRPGNKEQGYVLRKLLRRIHVMGGTLDHPYFEQEVGRQQRLRSRYRRLREKHPDMSPEWWFDTHGIDVAEMHERGDE; encoded by the coding sequence ATATTTTTCAAGGGCACACGAACAACAAAGGAGGTTGCCTATGACATCGCGGGACGCCTGATCCAGCAATACCAAGACTTCTGCCTTTCCAAAGGCATTGACTTCACACGCATAGATTCCGTACGGCCGCACGATAATACCACGCTCTTCTGCAGCGCTGGGATGCAGCAGTACAAGCCCCTCTTCTCCGATCCATCCTACATTGGAACCCTTGCGAACTCTCAGGCCTGCCTGAGAATGGGCGATCTAGACGAGATCGGGGACGGAACGCATTTCCTCCACTTCACGATGCTCGGGCTTTTCTCGTTTCGAGAAATGACCGTCGGCGACGCCATCGACTTCTGGATCGAGTTTCTTGGAACACTCGGCCTGGTGCCGGATCACGTCACGATCCATCCGGACCGATTGGAGGATTGGACGCCGTTATATCGTGGCCGCATTCCCATCGTTCCGGATGAGGAATGCACCTGGAGCGACGGCAACGTCAGCGGCTACTGCACAGAATTCTACAAGGATGGCATCGAGATCGGAAACATCGTCAATCCGCTCGGAACCTGCATCGACGTTGGTTTCGGTGCCGAGCGCCTCGACATGATCTTGAACGGAACGCCTCCGGATGATGCGCTAGCCACATTGCGCGATACGGTCATGCGGATCGTGGAAAGCGGCTATCGGCCAGGAAACAAGGAGCAAGGATACGTCCTGCGAAAGCTCCTCCGCCGTATCCATGTGATGGGCGGAACGCTGGACCATCCCTATTTCGAGCAAGAGGTCGGGCGTCAGCAGCGACTGCGTTCGAGGTATCGCCGCCTTCGCGAGAAACATCCTGACATGAGCCCGGAATGGTGGTTCGACACGCACGGCATCGACGTCGCTGAGATGCACGAGCGCGGCGACGAATAG
- a CDS encoding GNAT family N-acetyltransferase: protein MFEIREITKSDTSDLIHLWRETWTATYGPSLGDDVLAKMLADLDENGTASMLPENGERGYCVTSDRRLLGSAIVLERGSTAYLWGLYVLPDRQRGGLGSALLAKVVSELKGAQSLEIRVLQTSEVAQTFYRKRGFTEVGREDSKLLGDIKTELIVMTVDVASLRCDPPKR from the coding sequence ATGTTTGAGATCCGCGAAATAACGAAATCGGACACTTCGGATTTAATCCATTTATGGCGAGAGACGTGGACGGCTACTTATGGTCCAAGCCTTGGTGACGATGTCCTGGCTAAAATGTTGGCCGATCTCGACGAAAATGGGACCGCTAGCATGCTCCCCGAAAACGGAGAGCGCGGATATTGTGTGACGTCTGACCGTCGTCTTTTAGGCAGCGCTATCGTCTTGGAACGGGGGAGCACGGCATATCTCTGGGGTCTATATGTCCTGCCGGACCGCCAGCGCGGCGGACTGGGCTCCGCTTTGCTTGCAAAGGTCGTCAGTGAGCTTAAAGGAGCCCAAAGCCTTGAAATACGGGTTCTTCAGACGAGCGAAGTGGCGCAGACCTTTTACCGAAAGCGCGGCTTCACAGAAGTCGGTCGAGAGGATTCTAAACTGCTTGGCGACATAAAAACTGAATTGATCGTCATGACAGTCGACGTTGCTAGTTTGAGGTGCGATCCCCCCAAACGCTGA